Part of the Kitasatospora sp. NBC_00374 genome is shown below.
CGGCGATCGCCGAGAGCAGCAGGCCGGACAGCCGGGTGATCAGCACCACACCGCCCTCCTTGATGATCCGGATGATGACCAGCGAGAACCGCATGGTCAGCCACATCACCACGTGCATGGCCAGGATCGCCGTCCACACGGCGGCGTACTCGGCGCCGCCGTCCGCCTGCTGCACGGCCAGGATGACCGCGACGATCGCGCCCGGTCCGGCCAGCAGCGGGGTGCCGAGCGGGACCAGGGCGACGTTGACGTCCTTGGTCTGGGTGGGCTCCTCGATCTTGCCGGTGAGCAGGTCCAGCGCGATGAGCAGCAGCAGGATCCCGCCGGAGACCTGCAGCGCGGGGATGGAGACGTGCAGGTAGTCCAGGATCTGCTGGCCGAACAGGCCGAAACAGGTGATCACCCCGAGGGCCACCGCCGCCGCCTGCCACGCCATCCGGCGCTGCACCCGGGCCGCCCGGCCGGAGGTCAGCG
Proteins encoded:
- a CDS encoding MarC family protein, coding for MSLFDTTTFGSLFVTLFVIMDPPGTIPIFLALTSGRAARVQRRMAWQAAAVALGVITCFGLFGQQILDYLHVSIPALQVSGGILLLLIALDLLTGKIEEPTQTKDVNVALVPLGTPLLAGPGAIVAVILAVQQADGGAEYAAVWTAILAMHVVMWLTMRFSLVIIRIIKEGGVVLITRLSGLLLSAIAVQLVANGVFAFVKSYT